One window of Chroococcidiopsis sp. TS-821 genomic DNA carries:
- a CDS encoding queuosine precursor transporter, translated as MSKAYKHLDMIAALFVTVLLISNVTSTKIVTLGPFTFDGGTLLFPLSYIFGDVLTEVYGYARSRKVIWLGFFSALLMSVTFIVVGILPPAPDWQYQTAYNQILGLTPRIVAASLVAYFIGEFANSFVLAKLKVVTHGRWLWMRTIGSTLVGQILDTAIFILVAFSGVVPNNLLWTLIVSNYLFKCGVEILFTPVTYWTTGWLKQQEKEDYYDINTDFNPFHSG; from the coding sequence GTGTCCAAAGCGTATAAACATCTAGACATGATCGCCGCGTTGTTTGTTACGGTACTACTCATCTCAAATGTCACTTCGACAAAAATTGTCACTCTAGGACCGTTTACCTTTGATGGCGGGACGTTATTGTTTCCCCTAAGCTATATTTTTGGAGACGTTCTGACAGAGGTTTATGGCTATGCGCGATCGCGTAAAGTAATTTGGCTAGGATTTTTCTCAGCTTTGTTAATGTCTGTGACATTTATTGTTGTAGGAATTCTCCCGCCTGCACCAGATTGGCAATATCAAACAGCCTACAACCAAATTCTTGGACTTACACCCAGAATTGTGGCAGCAAGTTTAGTTGCATATTTTATTGGTGAATTTGCTAACTCGTTTGTGTTAGCAAAATTAAAGGTTGTTACTCACGGACGATGGTTGTGGATGCGGACAATTGGTTCCACTTTAGTTGGTCAAATTTTAGATACAGCAATATTTATTCTGGTTGCGTTTAGCGGCGTTGTCCCGAATAATTTATTGTGGACACTTATTGTGTCAAACTACTTATTCAAATGTGGAGTGGAAATTTTATTTACTCCTGTCACGTACTGGACTACAGGCTGGTTGAAGCAACAGGAGAAGGAAGATTACTACGATATCAACACAGATTTTAATCCATTCCACTCAGGTTAG
- a CDS encoding amidohydrolase, with product MSVLIHNVLIPDGGSTTSASVHLKGDRIHQVYFASASIPVSDDTWIDGRDKLLLPGFVNAHTHSSQVWQRGLIPQLPLELWLADVFDSTPTNLEQFYLGAVSTAVDTLLSGGTCLIDHAYVVPGQELETVAALVKGYKQVGIRAFIAPLIQDLPFVAGLPKGCTLPHHPYPRSTTDILSLMEAIIKQFHDPDSGIYIALGPTGFHRCSDELLVGCADLGNRFNLCFHTHLLETRAQQQLAQERYGETAVQHLQRLGVLGDRTTLAHSVWLTADDIAILAQTGATVVHNPVSNLRLGSGIAPILKCLQAGVNVAFGCDGAASNDAQSLLEVVKLSTILHTITDPDYQHWLSPHTVLQMAAQNGARGVGLEQLGMISSGNIADVVLYNLAHPSLLPCNDPLQLLVLGRPTDVVERVWVNGKLIVEEGSVKTVDVAALHQELRDRTRYAQSHQSLLLNQIETHYRQMLL from the coding sequence ATGTCTGTCTTAATTCATAACGTTTTGATTCCTGATGGAGGTTCGACAACTTCGGCTTCTGTGCATTTGAAGGGCGATCGCATTCACCAAGTCTATTTTGCCAGCGCTTCAATTCCTGTGTCTGATGATACTTGGATTGATGGACGCGATAAGTTGTTGCTACCAGGCTTTGTCAATGCTCATACGCATTCATCGCAAGTATGGCAACGCGGGTTGATTCCGCAACTACCTTTAGAATTATGGCTAGCAGATGTCTTTGATTCGACTCCTACTAACCTAGAGCAGTTTTATCTAGGGGCAGTCAGTACAGCAGTAGATACACTGTTATCTGGAGGTACTTGTCTAATCGACCACGCCTATGTCGTGCCAGGACAAGAATTAGAAACCGTCGCAGCGCTCGTTAAAGGTTATAAACAAGTTGGTATTCGTGCTTTTATTGCACCATTAATTCAAGACCTACCGTTTGTGGCTGGGTTGCCAAAAGGTTGCACGCTGCCTCATCATCCCTATCCTCGCTCCACAACTGACATTTTGTCACTGATGGAAGCGATTATCAAACAGTTTCACGACCCCGATTCAGGTATTTATATTGCCTTGGGTCCAACTGGCTTTCATCGTTGTAGTGACGAACTGCTAGTAGGTTGCGCTGACTTGGGCAATCGATTTAACTTGTGTTTTCACACTCACTTGCTAGAGACACGGGCACAACAGCAGCTAGCACAGGAACGCTACGGCGAAACGGCTGTGCAACATTTACAACGTCTGGGTGTTTTAGGCGATCGCACAACTTTAGCACACAGCGTCTGGCTCACCGCAGATGATATCGCTATCCTTGCACAAACAGGGGCAACAGTGGTACACAATCCCGTCAGTAACTTGCGTTTGGGTAGTGGAATTGCACCTATTTTAAAATGCTTGCAAGCAGGAGTTAATGTTGCATTTGGTTGTGATGGAGCCGCAAGTAATGACGCGCAAAGTCTCTTAGAAGTCGTGAAGTTGAGTACTATTTTGCATACTATCACTGACCCAGATTATCAGCACTGGCTATCTCCGCATACCGTATTGCAAATGGCGGCTCAAAATGGTGCTCGTGGTGTGGGATTAGAGCAACTTGGAATGATTTCTTCTGGTAATATTGCTGATGTAGTATTGTATAATTTGGCGCATCCTTCATTGTTACCTTGTAACGATCCATTGCAATTGCTAGTGTTAGGTAGACCAACAGATGTTGTCGAGCGAGTGTGGGTTAATGGCAAGCTGATTGTCGAGGAAGGTAGTGTGAAGACGGTAGATGTAGCAGCACTACACCAAGAATTACGCGATCGCACTCGCTATGCTCAGTCGCATCAATCTCTTTTGCTGAACCAAATTGAGACACATTACCGACAAATGCTTCTTTAG
- a CDS encoding TraX family protein, translated as MKLQLNNYQIKLLAAIFMVIDHVGIVFFPQVFMFRVIGRLSFPLFAWLLAQGERYTRSFPRYLQRLVLLGLLSQPLYVLTLSGTRPNILFTLSLGLITLRLSRKWREYKYLIWVLGIIAAELLRVEYGAYGVAAMCLLSIFTPTIHWWLAWMGLHLFDAIAVSNVFQLPAIVTPVFIHFANQQKGASARWFYSFYPLHLLVLFLIFRLSQVRF; from the coding sequence TTGAAATTGCAGCTTAACAACTATCAAATCAAATTGCTAGCTGCGATTTTCATGGTAATCGACCATGTGGGTATTGTCTTTTTTCCCCAAGTTTTCATGTTTCGCGTGATTGGGCGTCTGAGTTTTCCGCTGTTTGCGTGGCTATTAGCCCAAGGCGAAAGATATACTCGCAGTTTTCCGCGATACTTACAAAGACTTGTGCTTTTGGGTTTGTTGAGTCAGCCTTTATATGTCCTCACGCTTTCAGGGACACGTCCGAATATTCTGTTTACATTGTCGCTGGGGTTGATTACCTTGCGCTTGAGTCGCAAGTGGCGAGAGTATAAATATTTAATTTGGGTTTTGGGAATTATCGCAGCAGAATTACTCCGCGTCGAGTATGGTGCTTATGGTGTGGCGGCGATGTGCTTGCTGTCAATATTTACACCAACAATTCATTGGTGGTTAGCGTGGATGGGGTTGCATTTATTTGATGCGATCGCAGTGTCAAATGTTTTTCAACTTCCGGCGATTGTCACTCCAGTATTTATCCATTTTGCAAATCAACAAAAAGGAGCTTCCGCACGTTGGTTTTACAGCTTTTATCCATTGCATCTACTCGTGTTGTTTCTCATCTTTCGGTTAAGCCAGGTGCGGTTTTAA
- a CDS encoding FAD-binding oxidoreductase: MKTYDWIVIGGGITGAALSYELVKQGFAVLLLEKEATPHNATCYSYGGLAYWSGTTNLTKQLCEEGITRHRLLSQELNADTEFRELDLLLTIDRDDNPETVAASYAQFAIPPKLLSVDEACELEPLLNKDAIAGALTVKHGHIHAEKLAEAYIQAFLRAGGTMYVAQVWELLREGQRIIGVKTKTNTYHAANTVVCAGGLSRALLKSAGIAVRIYFTHAEIIATPPVDVELRTLVMPAVLKRFQLEAESTKDDSVWNSGNEPLPPILDPGAIQFRDRRLYLGQMSRVLTEPFAPIDAVSSETALRNSIGKILPKLKNLPGTWHHCLVAFSRDRLPLIGAIPNFEGIHIFSGFSNPLVLIPPLAQRFAHSVAGRPDDIIPQLTPARMHLKGTRINE, encoded by the coding sequence ATGAAAACTTATGACTGGATTGTAATTGGCGGTGGAATTACAGGTGCAGCATTAAGCTATGAGTTAGTTAAACAAGGCTTTGCTGTATTACTCCTTGAAAAAGAAGCAACGCCACACAATGCTACTTGTTACAGTTATGGTGGTTTAGCGTATTGGTCAGGGACAACCAATTTAACGAAGCAACTATGTGAAGAAGGAATTACCCGTCACCGCTTGCTATCGCAAGAGCTAAACGCCGATACCGAGTTTCGGGAATTAGATCTACTCTTGACGATTGATCGCGACGACAACCCAGAAACTGTAGCAGCATCTTATGCACAATTTGCGATTCCACCCAAATTACTAAGTGTTGATGAAGCATGCGAATTAGAACCATTATTGAATAAAGATGCGATCGCGGGGGCGTTAACGGTAAAACACGGACACATCCATGCAGAAAAACTTGCCGAAGCGTACATCCAAGCATTCTTACGTGCGGGTGGTACAATGTACGTGGCGCAGGTGTGGGAGTTACTGCGAGAAGGTCAACGCATTATTGGCGTGAAAACAAAAACTAACACTTACCATGCAGCAAATACAGTTGTCTGCGCGGGTGGCTTGAGTCGCGCATTGCTTAAATCAGCTGGAATTGCAGTGCGCATCTATTTTACCCATGCAGAAATCATCGCCACTCCACCTGTCGATGTCGAGTTGCGCACCCTCGTTATGCCAGCGGTATTGAAAAGATTTCAATTAGAAGCAGAGTCTACAAAAGATGATAGTGTATGGAATTCTGGAAACGAGCCATTGCCACCAATTTTAGATCCAGGAGCAATTCAATTTCGCGATCGCCGATTGTATTTGGGTCAAATGAGTCGGGTACTCACAGAACCTTTCGCACCTATCGACGCGGTTAGTAGCGAAACAGCACTTAGAAATAGTATTGGCAAGATATTACCAAAACTTAAAAACTTACCAGGAACATGGCATCATTGCTTAGTTGCTTTTAGTCGCGATCGCCTACCTTTGATTGGGGCTATTCCTAATTTTGAGGGTATCCATATTTTCTCAGGCTTTAGCAATCCCTTAGTCCTCATACCCCCCTTAGCACAACGATTTGCCCATTCAGTAGCAGGTCGACCTGATGACATTATTCCTCAGCTTACCCCAGCGCGAATGCACTTGAAAGGGACGAGGATTAACGAGTGA
- the mutY gene encoding A/G-specific adenine glycosylase has protein sequence MHFCVEKLLQWYDNHQRYLPWRQEINIYHTWVSEVMSQQTVLAAVVPKFSKFIEQLPTVYDLAKCDEETLRQLWSGLGYYARARNLQKGAKMIIEQLDGCFPQSYDEWLKIPGCGAYTAAAIASICYQEKVACVDGNVIRVVSRLLALSDVWSQSGQSAIQAYVNDIIPAERPGDFNQAMMELGATICRKSNPLCDRCPFQQSCLAFTHNCVTQYPLKKPRRTSINIELFALIIWYKKNDTFAFVKRTKGFLKNTIGFPLVSTDEVAELESTLHSLPVQIFQSTNRFSHTITHHRISGRIAIVQVTQQTTDVALILQKLGFLAPIDWVKRSDIIAKLATTLDKKAFQLFSMQNQ, from the coding sequence ATGCATTTTTGCGTAGAGAAACTTCTGCAATGGTACGACAATCACCAGCGATACTTACCCTGGCGTCAGGAAATTAATATTTATCACACCTGGGTGAGTGAAGTGATGAGTCAACAAACTGTGTTGGCTGCGGTTGTTCCTAAATTTTCCAAATTTATCGAACAGCTACCTACAGTGTACGACCTTGCCAAGTGTGATGAAGAAACATTACGTCAACTCTGGTCAGGATTAGGCTACTACGCACGGGCGCGGAACTTGCAAAAAGGCGCAAAAATGATTATCGAACAGCTTGACGGTTGTTTTCCGCAATCGTACGATGAATGGTTGAAAATTCCTGGATGTGGTGCTTATACCGCAGCAGCGATCGCTAGTATCTGTTATCAAGAAAAAGTTGCGTGTGTTGATGGTAACGTCATCCGCGTTGTCAGTCGTTTACTCGCTTTATCCGACGTTTGGAGTCAATCAGGACAATCTGCAATTCAAGCATATGTTAATGACATCATTCCTGCCGAACGTCCTGGCGATTTCAATCAAGCAATGATGGAATTAGGCGCGACAATTTGTCGGAAATCAAACCCGTTATGCGATCGCTGTCCTTTTCAACAATCTTGTCTCGCATTTACGCATAATTGCGTTACCCAGTATCCGCTCAAAAAACCGCGACGCACTTCAATTAATATTGAGTTGTTTGCATTAATTATTTGGTATAAAAAAAATGATACATTTGCCTTTGTCAAGCGAACAAAAGGATTTTTAAAAAATACTATCGGTTTCCCTTTAGTAAGTACAGATGAAGTAGCAGAACTAGAAAGCACTCTACACTCATTGCCAGTGCAAATCTTTCAATCTACCAACAGATTTTCTCATACCATCACTCATCATCGTATTTCTGGCAGAATTGCGATCGTGCAAGTGACACAACAGACTACTGATGTTGCATTGATTCTACAGAAACTTGGATTTTTAGCACCTATTGATTGGGTAAAGAGAAGCGATATCATCGCAAAACTCGCGACTACATTAGATAAAAAAGCTTTTCAACTGTTTTCAATGCAGAATCAGTAG
- a CDS encoding endonuclease NucS domain-containing protein, with amino-acid sequence MLKKVDGNWHFASENNLEDFAWSKLNNLFGLSPLKRQYRVYGDVCDILARDENSRLVIIELKNAEDRYIVQQLTRYYHSVLEEKPLQPHINYQLPIRLLAIAPSFHRHNWINRKYYKLKLDISFTLNPQQHHIYIQLTDLDTKKATTE; translated from the coding sequence ATGCTGAAGAAAGTCGATGGAAATTGGCATTTTGCAAGTGAGAATAATTTAGAAGATTTCGCTTGGAGTAAGTTAAATAACCTGTTTGGGCTGTCCCCGTTAAAACGACAATACAGAGTGTATGGTGATGTTTGCGATATCTTGGCACGAGATGAAAATTCTAGATTAGTAATTATAGAACTTAAAAATGCTGAAGACAGGTACATCGTTCAACAACTCACGCGCTATTACCACAGCGTGTTAGAGGAAAAACCTCTTCAGCCGCATATCAATTATCAACTTCCTATTCGACTTCTTGCGATCGCTCCTAGTTTTCATCGCCACAACTGGATAAACCGCAAATACTATAAATTAAAACTTGATATCTCTTTTACACTCAATCCGCAACAGCATCATATTTACATACAGCTAACAGATTTAGATACAAAGAAAGCTACAACAGAATAA
- a CDS encoding aromatic ring-hydroxylating dioxygenase subunit alpha has product MLVTQQPVLKRFWYPVMPMAQLSSQPQSFVLLGQAIALWLDEKGQPAAVADRCCHRSAQLSKGDIIDGCVRCPYHGWFFDRQGTCVAVPQLKPEQSIPASYRVPSYKCAERYGYVWVCLHDDPLLPIPYIPEAEDPAMRLIPQFYEPWQCSGLRLMENSFDNAHFSFVHAESFGNQQQPEPASSEISSLEYGLQVQATIPVVNPPTQRKNLNIEDEVTVRYVVSTWYMPFSRTLKITYPNGLMHLIFTAATPVSDRISQVVQFCIRNDTEADAKAADIVAFDRQVTQEDKLVLETTDYDTPLDINAEQHMPSDQPGIIMRRKLAALLKAHGEVEQRLEMLVSSRSI; this is encoded by the coding sequence ATGTTAGTCACGCAACAACCTGTTCTCAAACGCTTTTGGTATCCTGTCATGCCAATGGCTCAACTATCCAGCCAGCCGCAATCGTTTGTGTTATTAGGACAAGCGATCGCGCTTTGGCTTGATGAAAAAGGGCAACCTGCTGCTGTAGCAGATCGATGCTGCCATCGTTCCGCACAACTCTCCAAAGGAGATATTATCGATGGTTGCGTGCGCTGTCCCTATCACGGTTGGTTCTTTGACCGCCAAGGAACTTGTGTGGCGGTTCCGCAACTGAAACCTGAGCAAAGCATTCCCGCTAGCTATCGAGTGCCGTCGTACAAGTGCGCTGAACGTTATGGCTATGTATGGGTGTGCCTGCATGACGATCCACTGCTGCCTATTCCTTATATTCCCGAAGCAGAAGATCCTGCGATGCGGCTCATTCCGCAATTTTATGAACCTTGGCAGTGCAGCGGATTGCGTTTAATGGAGAACTCCTTCGACAATGCTCACTTTAGCTTTGTTCATGCAGAATCCTTCGGCAATCAACAACAGCCCGAACCCGCTTCCTCGGAAATAAGTTCTCTCGAATATGGTTTGCAAGTTCAAGCAACGATTCCTGTCGTTAATCCACCCACACAACGCAAAAACCTCAATATTGAGGATGAAGTTACCGTGCGTTATGTAGTTTCAACTTGGTATATGCCTTTTAGCCGCACGTTGAAAATTACTTATCCCAACGGATTGATGCATCTCATCTTTACTGCTGCAACTCCGGTAAGCGATCGCATTTCGCAAGTTGTGCAATTTTGTATTCGTAATGATACCGAAGCGGATGCCAAAGCTGCTGATATTGTTGCGTTCGACCGACAGGTGACGCAAGAAGATAAACTCGTGCTAGAAACGACAGATTATGATACGCCCCTAGATATCAATGCCGAACAGCATATGCCTTCAGATCAGCCAGGTATTATCATGCGACGCAAGCTAGCCGCTTTACTCAAAGCACACGGTGAAGTAGAACAACGCTTAGAAATGCTGGTGTCATCTCGTTCGATTTGA
- a CDS encoding NAD(P)H-dependent oxidoreductase yields MKPNDENGKLPVEERPFRVLIISGSNRRQYNCPGVDSKSRTLMLRMAERLPQDWEIDYEDLGNVYAREHIQSCNACASTSMALCVWPCNCYEPNSKAEPDLMWNLDLYSRLDLADAWAIIGPINWYAPSSNLKLMFDRLVCMSGGNPREDLIDHKDPEKAMQLEHSPEWEELSMNHLEGRTAGFFCYGDNGADELDSTGRPKHLKHKHYFDPEEEPFENERNAYAPLVWQSRYSGIEVPDRLWRYVEIGHGKKYSDNQAEDIEKEPNFYEKFDAWTDAFADFVRRKGKVPPNKYRAYGYKPPSHLWEDIKLGWRNVRMGLGIPPKDSSPAEQQAQGLNQDATLSFHKSEGKKLRD; encoded by the coding sequence ATGAAACCGAACGATGAAAATGGGAAACTTCCAGTAGAAGAACGCCCGTTTCGAGTATTAATCATTTCTGGGTCAAATCGCCGTCAGTATAATTGTCCTGGAGTTGATTCTAAGTCACGCACATTGATGCTACGCATGGCAGAACGCCTTCCGCAAGATTGGGAAATTGACTACGAGGATCTTGGTAACGTTTACGCCCGCGAACATATTCAAAGCTGTAACGCTTGTGCGTCAACTTCAATGGCGCTGTGTGTATGGCCTTGCAATTGTTATGAGCCTAATAGTAAAGCTGAACCCGACTTGATGTGGAATCTCGATTTATATTCCCGTCTCGATCTTGCAGATGCGTGGGCGATTATTGGTCCAATTAACTGGTATGCACCAAGTAGTAATTTAAAGCTGATGTTCGATCGTTTGGTGTGTATGAGTGGCGGTAATCCTCGTGAAGACTTAATCGATCATAAAGACCCTGAAAAAGCAATGCAACTCGAACACTCTCCAGAGTGGGAAGAGTTGAGTATGAATCACTTAGAAGGGCGAACAGCAGGCTTTTTCTGTTACGGAGATAATGGCGCTGATGAACTCGATTCTACAGGTCGTCCCAAACACCTCAAACATAAACACTACTTCGATCCAGAAGAAGAACCTTTTGAGAATGAACGCAATGCTTATGCACCACTTGTTTGGCAATCTCGTTACAGTGGAATTGAAGTTCCAGATCGCCTCTGGCGCTATGTAGAAATCGGTCACGGTAAAAAATACAGCGATAACCAAGCTGAAGATATTGAGAAAGAACCGAATTTTTACGAGAAATTTGATGCTTGGACGGATGCTTTTGCAGACTTTGTCCGCCGAAAAGGGAAAGTTCCACCCAACAAGTATCGCGCCTACGGTTACAAACCACCCAGTCACTTGTGGGAAGATATTAAGTTAGGCTGGCGTAATGTACGCATGGGCTTAGGAATTCCTCCTAAAGATTCTTCACCAGCAGAACAACAAGCGCAAGGACTCAATCAAGACGCAACACTATCCTTCCACAAAAGTGAAGGCAAAAAACTGCGTGATTAG
- the gatB gene encoding Asp-tRNA(Asn)/Glu-tRNA(Gln) amidotransferase subunit GatB → MTTATAVKTEYEAIIGLETHCQLSTKTKIFSSSSTEFGADPNTNIDPICMGLPGVLPVLNEKVLEYAVKAGLALNCEIAKYSKFDRKQYFYPDLPKNYQISQYDLPIAQHGWLEIELVDSDGNPIRKRIGITRLHMEEDAGKLVHAGSDRLSGSTYSLVDYNRAGVPLVEIVSEPDMRSGQEAAEYAQELRRILRYLGVSDGNMQEGSLRCDVNISVRPVGQKEFGTKVEIKNMNSFNAIQRAIEYEIERQIAAIEAGERIIQETRLWEEGAQRTISMRTKEGSSDYRYFPEPDLAPIEVTNEQLEKWRSELPELPAQKRRRYESELGLSAYDARVLTDDRAVAEYFEAAIASGASAKQAANWIMGDIAAYLNKNKLGINDIALTPAALAELVTLIEDNTISGKIAKDILPELLTKGGSPKAIVERDNLGQISDAGALEQAIDRVIAANPKELEQYRNGKTKLLGFFVGKVLKETGGRADPKLTNQLLAKKLNN, encoded by the coding sequence ATGACTACTGCTACTGCGGTAAAAACCGAGTATGAAGCGATTATTGGTTTAGAAACCCATTGTCAGCTGAGTACAAAAACTAAAATATTTTCGAGTAGCTCGACTGAGTTTGGTGCAGACCCCAATACTAACATTGACCCGATTTGTATGGGTTTGCCTGGGGTGTTACCTGTTTTGAACGAAAAAGTTCTAGAATACGCCGTTAAAGCAGGTTTAGCGCTCAATTGCGAGATTGCCAAATACAGCAAATTTGACCGGAAACAATATTTTTATCCCGATTTACCAAAGAACTACCAAATTTCACAATACGACTTGCCGATCGCACAACACGGTTGGTTAGAAATTGAACTTGTTGATAGTGATGGTAATCCTATACGCAAACGCATTGGCATCACGCGCTTGCACATGGAAGAAGATGCGGGAAAGTTAGTTCATGCAGGAAGCGATCGCCTTTCTGGTTCAACTTATTCACTCGTAGATTACAACCGCGCGGGCGTACCATTAGTGGAAATTGTCTCAGAACCTGATATGCGATCGGGACAAGAAGCCGCTGAATACGCGCAAGAACTCCGCCGCATTCTCCGTTACCTGGGTGTGAGTGACGGGAATATGCAAGAAGGTTCACTGCGGTGCGATGTCAACATCTCAGTGCGTCCGGTGGGACAAAAAGAGTTTGGCACGAAAGTTGAAATTAAGAATATGAACTCGTTCAACGCGATTCAACGCGCGATTGAATACGAAATTGAGCGTCAAATTGCTGCAATAGAAGCGGGAGAAAGAATCATTCAAGAAACGCGCTTGTGGGAAGAAGGCGCGCAACGCACAATTAGTATGCGTACCAAAGAAGGTTCTAGCGATTACCGCTACTTCCCCGAACCGGATTTAGCACCAATTGAAGTCACAAACGAACAACTCGAAAAGTGGCGCAGCGAACTTCCCGAACTTCCCGCGCAAAAACGTCGTCGTTATGAATCCGAATTAGGGCTTTCAGCATACGATGCACGCGTACTCACGGACGATCGCGCCGTAGCTGAATATTTTGAAGCCGCGATCGCATCCGGTGCATCGGCGAAACAAGCTGCAAACTGGATTATGGGTGATATTGCAGCCTACCTGAATAAAAATAAACTAGGTATTAACGACATTGCACTTACACCCGCAGCTCTTGCCGAACTCGTCACGTTGATTGAAGACAACACAATCAGCGGTAAAATCGCTAAAGACATCTTACCAGAGTTATTAACAAAAGGTGGTTCGCCAAAAGCGATCGTCGAACGTGATAACCTAGGTCAAATCTCAGATGCGGGTGCTTTAGAACAAGCGATCGATCGAGTGATCGCTGCCAACCCCAAAGAACTCGAACAGTATCGTAACGGTAAAACCAAACTTCTTGGCTTTTTTGTCGGAAAAGTTCTCAAAGAAACAGGCGGACGTGCCGATCCAAAGTTGACGAATCAATTATTGGCGAAAAAGCTTAATAATTAG
- the argJ gene encoding bifunctional ornithine acetyltransferase/N-acetylglutamate synthase: MSQWQEIQGGVTAPRGYKAAGIAAGLKPSGLPDLALIVSDVEAIAAGVFTTSQVRAACVDYCRQRLQAKPSARAILCNAGQANASTGSQGWLDTLESAMLLGQALNIPSDSVLIASTGVIGRRIHMDALKAGIPKLVAAASETGSDDAAQAIVTTDLVTKSVALETTIGDRPVRIGGIAKGSGMIHPNMATMLAFVTCDAVVSPSLWQQMLSRAADKSFNQITVDGDTSTNDTLIALANGQSRTPAITDMGSEAEKLEAMLTEVCQHLAKAVARDGEGATCLIEVQVSGATDEESARKVARTIAGSSLVKSAIFGRDPNWGRIAAAAGRAGVPFEQENLQIKLGDFELMQNGEPLPFDRAGASAYLKQTAEASSVPKEAVATMSHDFSVTEAGISLPFDRANAPQQRIDNPVIIAVSIGNGSGFGKAWGCDLSYDYVKINAEYTT, encoded by the coding sequence ATGTCACAATGGCAGGAAATTCAGGGTGGCGTGACTGCTCCCAGAGGGTATAAAGCAGCAGGAATAGCAGCAGGATTAAAACCTTCAGGACTTCCAGATTTAGCATTGATTGTGTCCGATGTCGAAGCGATCGCCGCAGGTGTTTTTACTACATCCCAAGTCCGCGCCGCGTGTGTAGACTACTGTCGTCAACGGTTGCAAGCAAAACCCAGCGCTAGAGCAATATTATGTAATGCCGGACAAGCTAACGCCTCGACAGGTTCGCAAGGATGGCTCGATACTTTAGAAAGTGCGATGCTACTAGGGCAAGCGCTGAATATTCCTTCTGATTCAGTACTGATTGCTTCCACAGGCGTCATCGGGCGCAGAATTCATATGGATGCGCTCAAAGCCGGAATTCCTAAACTTGTCGCCGCTGCTTCTGAAACAGGTTCTGATGATGCTGCGCAAGCAATCGTCACGACAGATTTAGTCACAAAATCCGTTGCTTTAGAAACAACAATAGGCGATCGCCCTGTGCGCATTGGTGGAATTGCCAAAGGTTCAGGGATGATTCATCCCAATATGGCAACGATGCTCGCTTTTGTTACCTGTGATGCTGTCGTGTCTCCCTCATTATGGCAGCAAATGCTCAGCCGCGCCGCCGATAAAAGCTTTAACCAAATCACGGTGGATGGCGATACCAGCACCAATGATACGCTGATTGCACTCGCCAACGGTCAATCGCGTACTCCCGCAATTACAGACATGGGATCTGAAGCTGAGAAGCTAGAAGCAATGCTAACCGAAGTATGTCAGCATCTTGCAAAAGCTGTTGCGCGTGATGGTGAAGGTGCAACATGTTTAATTGAAGTGCAAGTTAGTGGCGCGACAGATGAAGAGTCTGCAAGAAAAGTTGCCAGAACAATTGCAGGTTCATCTTTAGTCAAGTCTGCAATCTTTGGGCGCGATCCCAATTGGGGAAGAATTGCAGCCGCCGCAGGGCGTGCAGGAGTTCCCTTCGAGCAAGAAAACTTGCAAATCAAACTAGGTGATTTTGAGTTGATGCAAAATGGCGAACCATTACCGTTTGATCGTGCTGGTGCAAGTGCATATTTGAAACAAACAGCGGAGGCGTCTTCCGTACCGAAAGAAGCTGTTGCAACAATGAGTCATGATTTTTCTGTCACTGAAGCTGGAATATCACTACCATTTGACCGCGCAAATGCGCCACAACAAAGAATTGATAACCCTGTGATTATTGCCGTAAGTATTGGTAATGGTTCGGGTTTTGGTAAAGCTTGGGGCTGCGACTTAAGTTACGACTACGTCAAGATTAATGCCGAGTATACAACTTGA